The genomic stretch AGGGTGACTTTAGTGCCTCCATACTCTGGTAACAGGACCCTGTCCCCTGCCTTCACACTGACCGGCTGCAAGTCACCTgcctgggagaggggagagcaAGAAGAGTGGGTCACACATGAGAGTAGAAACAAACCCCCTTTCTACTGCACAACTCAAGCAGCAAATCACAATGCTGAGAAGATATTTAACACTCTGATTAGTCTGTTAATGGCGGGTGCAGGAGTGGAGTAGAGGACTAATCACAACGATGTGAGCTGGAGTTCACACACAGGCAGCTCTCACAGGTGTGACATACACACTTTCCAGTTGGTACACTGAAGGCAGCACTACATTATCTGGAACACTAACTCGGCCGAGCTCCCTGTCCGTCCGTCTCCCCCAACACACTGTCCTGAAATCCCTCCCCCTCTCAGTCACACCTTTGTCCTGTTTCCTGGTCCCACTGCCAGCACGGTAGCCTGTAGGACTTTGCCCTGGGACTTCTCCGGCAGCATGATGCCTCCCTTGGTGACGGTCTCTGCGGCAAAGCGCTCCACCAGTACCCGGTCGAACAAGGGCAGGAACTTCCTGAAGGCCTGCGGACAGACAGGAGAGAATTAGACAGGGTCCCCTCACTGAGCTCCATGTGAATTCAATCAGCTGAGACGCATTATCTATCTTACAGGCATGCTACTCCATATTCTGAATGTGATGGAATCACCATCGTTAGACAGATTAATGGGCTTGAGGTGTATCacattaactgaaataaactggACAACAAAACATCATTCGATCGCAATGCTGAAAAATCCTTTAGACCAATACTGCTGTAAGAACACCAGAGCCCCCTGCTGGTGATAAATTGATTTTGCATGAGGCTAGGTTTCTTATCTAAAAAAGCAAGCCCACCACATTTCATACATGTGACTGTTGGGCAACATCTTAAATCAAAAGTACGCCTCTCAATGTGAATGAAGCCTCTGCTGAACAGATGAGGTCGTTCTTGGGAGTGACACCCCTCGTCCCAGTCGCACTGACTGGATAAATACAGCTGGAATGTGTGTGCGTGCCCTTGTGGTAAGGACACCTCAAGGTCGTCTCTCCGTTTCAATACTGCACTCTGTACAAAAAGGCGAAGATCTCAGTTAATTATTACCATGTCCCAAGGAGACAGCCTTGATTCAGGCACAGCTCGACCTCACTCACGCATCGTCTCTTATTACCAGACTACTGGTAAACtgtaattcaatttattttagtAACGTGAAAGAATAGAATATGTAACATTATGCAGACCAGCGTGCTTCTCTCATGCCCCGGTGAACATTCCCACACAACAGCGCACCACAAAACACGCATCGCTCAACTCCTacaaatattaattatattacaatTCAAATATACTTTCAAAACAAAGTGTTTAATGCACTTCAGCCTTGAAAGTTGTCTGTAAAAAGCACTACTGTACATTTCACCTAGTAATGTTAATTACTATTAATTGGCTCTCTGTACAGTGTTAATATAGGTTACAGCAACACGTGTATATTGACTAAAAATAGGTGTATtgattttcttaatgttttttttttttttaaaaatcacgtTTTGCTCTATAGTGGAATTGCGAGTTTTGCACAGCTTTAAAAGAGATAACAGCATCAAAGCACACTTTCTGAAAACGATCGTGTAACAGTGCATGCTGCACGCCGCAGACCGGGGAGTGTGCCCCGGATATGAATGTAACGCTGGTCCTCCAGAAACCGTGTCCCCCTTCTGCACACAAGAGAGGACAGCCGTGCAGCGCGCATCGTGCAGTCAACCTGTTTACCGTGAACAACGGTACGAAATATAATGGGACTGCGACGCAAAggggtttgatttttattttgatacGAATAACAATAATTAGACACGAGTCGAATACTTTTGTTCTGTACAAAGCCCGCTTCACTATAGTGTTCGGTATCAATGTTTTAATATTTGGTTGCATGAAGTTTAAACACACACGCATTATAATTTCGCTGGTttataaacataatatatatatatatatatattattatataatatatatatatatatatgtgtatgtctacatatacacacacaccacaatgtATTTATTCTCTATGTGCCTGTGGTTATAGgacataatatatattaatatatcttagatatatatattatatatatgattatatatcgTTACAAAATGTTTTCATCAAATTGGTTTTTACATTGATGTCTCTACTACCTATCTATAGTAGgtaaataaatttaaacataAACTTGAATGACTTGGCTTGcgaacgcccccccccccccaatgttgGGGTCCCTGTGATAATGATTTCAAATATCACTCTTGTCAGTTGTTCATACACCCCTGGTATTAGTATTGACCTTGAACCCCACTCCCAGCTATTTGTCTGCTGAGTGAGACCCAGTACCGGTTCATCAATCGATGCAATAAATCTAAGCTACCGCAGGTAACAAATCAACGCTTTTCAGAGGTTCTAGTATTCTGTGCGGCGGTACGATGATGCCGATATACTGTGCATCAAATCGTTGCATGCAAATGTAGGCGAACCGTTATTTTATAACCAATTCAATTCAAAGTAaccttgcacacacacacggacGTGCGGAAACTGCTAGATTCCACAGCGCCACAATGTGCATACATGCGTCTTTGCAAAAAACATGACTACCTCGCTacagcagagacagacagcaacccAGCATACTATTACAAGCGAACACACAGTCTACGCGATCTTGTGTTATTTACGAgacaagctttttaaataaacGATTCCTACCATAGTTGTGTTTCTTTGTCAAAGTGCGTGGATCGCTCGGTTCGTAGGTCGTGTCTGTGAGTTagactgactgacacacacacagaggctctgCACTCCACGTGAAGAGCGGTCCGGGCTGGAGCAAAACACGCCTGCGCGACCTTCAACCCAGCTCAGGTGTTGCAATCGCATTCTCGAATTTTCCACTATCTCTACGCCCCCCCTCCCCTCTAAACAATGATGTGCACGCATGATCAAGTCTAATTTGTATGCAGTGTGAGTAAACATTGGTGACCCATTCAAACACAACGCGATCTCGTATTTTCAAAACGTTGATTCTGTTCAATCACAATGAACGGCACCACCATTACACAACGACAACCTCTGACCtctgctaactttttttttctctctaataaCGAAGGCGAAGTTTCTGGAAACTCTAGCCCCTGAACGAGCATTAAATAATATCACCCCAACATCATAAAGCTATGTGTACATTTAAAACCTCGCTGTGCACGGAAGGAGCTCGCTGAATCGGCGTGGATCTGCACAGTTAAATGCTGATTGCTTTTGGTTTTGCTTGTACTCCTGTCGATGGTAGGCGGTGGGGATTGTATATATGATGCGTGTTGCGGGGCCCGCTCGGTGTGTTACCCGGATGGAGTTGCACATGTGCGTTGCAGTGCTGTTTCATTCACCGATCCGCTCCCATCTCAGCTCAGACCTGTCCTGACTGTAGGAACAGAAACGAGtgatctctctctgtctctctcagacTGACCACTTCGCAAACAGTGAGTACTGGCAGCGTGCCGCTTATCATTCTCATTGTAATATGCAGTCACGTTTATGTGAAATTACCCAGATATCGTACAGGTTCTCTATACATATGATATGGAATTGCAACAAATTCAGATTGTACTGGGGAAAAAATTGGatttaatttatcaaaaaaatAGGCTATCTTCCACTCTCAAATTCCAGCCACCTTCCTTAAAACTGTGGAAGAATGTATTGTTAGATAATAtcagtttagaaaaaaatctCCCACTCTTTAGGTTACAAATGTTTGGATGTgatatttaattgtgtatttgtgttgttttaatgtaGTGTAATTAAtatgtacaatgtatttattgtttgtgttgtcttttttttaaatgaatatcatttaagaaaaagaagaaaaaacagagaTACCGTACGCTGCATTGTTAAACGACCCTAAATAATCCAGTTCTTTCTTTACGGAGCTGGTTCTCAACCAGGAACGCGCGGAATCGTCCTGTTTAAATACGATGGCTCAGCCGCAGGAGTTAGTTTTGAAAGGTGTACCCCCGCACGGTCCCGGGGAAGCGGGTAGAGAAGATACCGTGCCGTTCATTGGTGCACATTGCTCGGGGTTTGCGCATACAGTGCTTTAATGAAAAGTGTTTACTGGCTGGGCcccagtgtgtttgtctgtaggTATATAACGTGGTTTCCTAAATGCTTCTGGTGTTTTCCGTGCTCTCCGGCTTTAGGCAGGTTGCGGAGCTGCGAATTTGACCTTGTGATGCGTGACCCTGCCTACAGGCACACGTGGGGAcggcactgcacccccacacgtCTCCTCCAGAGACTCGTGTAATACACCGCTCGGATTTACCGAGCTCCGCATGATGTTCATTTGGGATTTGTTCTAGTTTAATGCACTCGCAACCTTTACTACTGAATAAGCCGAAACAAATGCTTTTTATACATTCAAATTTGAGTTTCTACTTGCATCACGCGCACAAATGGGAGACGAGAATGACATGTCTACTATTAACTGTGTAACTGTATATTAATAAGCATTAATGCCTACCAAAGTTGATTGTGCTTCGTCGTGTCGAAAACGGGGGTTCAGTATGTCAACATCACAATTTGGGTTTGGGGCTGCGACCTTGCCCTGTTAACCCGGTTGATAAGAACCAGCCTGTATGTAGCAGACAGACCTGGTGTAACTCATTGTGC from Polyodon spathula isolate WHYD16114869_AA chromosome 11, ASM1765450v1, whole genome shotgun sequence encodes the following:
- the LOC121323154 gene encoding 10 kDa heat shock protein, mitochondrial isoform X2 is translated as MAFRKFLPLFDRVLVERFAAETVTKGGIMLPEKSQGKVLQATVLAVGPGNRTKAGDLQPVSVKAGDRVLLPEYGGTKVTLDDKDYFLFRDGDILGKYLE